A single region of the Ancylobacter novellus DSM 506 genome encodes:
- a CDS encoding ABC transporter ATP-binding protein has translation MTTIVFDNIWKEYGEHVVLERVNLALDDHEFLVIIGPSGVGKTTLLRMLLSQEIPTRGRILIDGEPIAAEPTADRGVVFQRYSVFPHRTVLGNVMMGPQWAASPILGRLFGAARRALEERAMALLARVGLAEHATKYPAQLSGGMQQRLALAQALIMKPKVLLLDEPFGALDPGTRKSMHELVGELWEENRMTIVMVTHDLPEAFLLGTRVVAVDRRRTDPQAPERFGATIVSDFEAKCRSVRESRLFEAERERMRLTLVSGYSLPQDDALVPALVKD, from the coding sequence ATGACCACGATCGTCTTCGACAACATCTGGAAGGAATATGGCGAGCACGTCGTGCTCGAGCGCGTGAACCTCGCGCTCGACGACCATGAGTTCCTCGTCATCATCGGCCCGTCCGGCGTCGGCAAGACCACGCTGCTGCGCATGCTGCTCAGCCAGGAAATTCCGACCCGGGGCCGCATCCTGATCGACGGCGAGCCCATCGCCGCCGAGCCGACCGCCGACCGCGGCGTGGTGTTCCAGCGCTACTCGGTGTTCCCGCACAGGACCGTGCTGGGCAACGTGATGATGGGCCCGCAATGGGCGGCCTCGCCGATCCTCGGCCGGCTGTTCGGCGCCGCCCGCCGGGCACTGGAGGAGCGCGCCATGGCGCTGCTGGCCCGCGTCGGCCTCGCCGAGCACGCGACGAAGTACCCCGCCCAGCTCTCGGGCGGCATGCAGCAGCGCCTCGCTCTGGCGCAGGCGCTGATCATGAAGCCCAAGGTGCTGCTGCTCGACGAGCCCTTCGGCGCGCTCGACCCCGGCACGCGCAAGTCCATGCACGAGCTGGTCGGCGAGCTCTGGGAGGAGAACCGCATGACCATCGTCATGGTCACGCATGACCTGCCCGAGGCCTTCCTGCTCGGCACCCGCGTCGTCGCCGTGGATCGCCGCCGCACCGACCCGCAGGCGCCCGAGCGCTTCGGCGCCACCATCGTCTCCGACTTCGAAGCCAAGTGCCGCAGCGTGCGCGAATCCCGGCTGTTCGAGGCGGAGCGCGAGCGGATGCGCCTCACTTTGGTTTCCGGATATTCCCTGCCGCAGGACGACGCCCTCGTCCCGGCGCTCGTGAAGGACTGA
- a CDS encoding putative urea ABC transporter substrate-binding protein produces the protein MKRLFRPMRVLRAAVVLTSLAAAAFAAMPAAQAASKKSFKVAYTVYIGFMPFAYLKSSGIMKKWADKYGIDVEIIQANDYVGSINQFIAGEIDAVGVASMDGLTMPAAGGVDTSIFLITDYSNGNDIVLSKTAKTVKELAGQDVYLLQYSVSHYLLNRALQQAGIDDPTAAKTVNISDAEISAAFVSQDAMKHAVSWKPLTEDMLKVKGATNLFDSSKIPGEIMDVFIGNTQTLKDNPDFAKAVVGAWYEALAILKDGGPKGEEMRAVMTSAMGTDAGGLQSQLDTTHFFYTPKEAADFLLSPENAKIWNSIRTFCFQQGLFGQGATSVDTIGIEVADGTVLGDKANIKMRVNATATKAAADGKL, from the coding sequence ATGAAGCGCCTATTCCGTCCGATGCGCGTTCTCAGGGCCGCAGTCGTGCTCACCAGCCTCGCCGCCGCCGCTTTTGCGGCAATGCCTGCGGCGCAGGCTGCCTCCAAGAAGAGCTTCAAGGTCGCCTACACCGTCTATATCGGCTTCATGCCCTTCGCCTATCTCAAGTCCTCCGGGATCATGAAGAAGTGGGCGGACAAGTACGGCATCGACGTCGAGATCATCCAGGCCAACGACTATGTCGGCTCGATCAACCAGTTCATCGCCGGCGAGATCGACGCGGTCGGCGTCGCCTCGATGGACGGCCTGACCATGCCGGCGGCCGGCGGGGTCGACACCTCGATCTTCCTCATCACCGACTATTCCAACGGCAACGACATCGTGCTGTCCAAGACCGCCAAGACGGTCAAGGAACTCGCCGGCCAGGACGTCTATCTGCTCCAGTACAGCGTCTCGCACTATCTGCTGAACCGCGCCTTGCAGCAGGCCGGCATCGACGACCCGACCGCCGCCAAGACGGTGAACATCTCCGATGCCGAGATCTCCGCCGCCTTCGTCTCGCAGGACGCGATGAAGCACGCCGTGTCGTGGAAGCCGCTGACCGAGGACATGCTCAAGGTCAAGGGCGCCACCAACCTGTTCGATTCGTCGAAGATCCCCGGCGAGATCATGGACGTGTTCATCGGCAACACCCAGACGCTGAAGGACAACCCCGACTTCGCCAAGGCCGTGGTCGGCGCCTGGTACGAGGCGCTCGCCATCCTCAAGGACGGCGGCCCGAAGGGCGAGGAGATGCGCGCGGTGATGACCAGCGCCATGGGCACGGATGCGGGCGGCCTGCAGTCGCAGCTCGACACCACCCACTTCTTCTACACGCCGAAGGAAGCCGCGGACTTCCTGCTCTCGCCGGAGAACGCGAAGATCTGGAACAGCATCCGCACCTTCTGCTTCCAGCAGGGCCTGTTCGGCCAGGGCGCCACCAGCGTCGACACCATCGGCATCGAGGTCGCCGACGGCACGGTGCTGGGCGACAAGGCCAACATCAAGATGCGGGTCAACGCCACCGCCACCAAGGCCGCCGCCGACGGCAAGCTCTAG
- a CDS encoding TetR/AcrR family transcriptional regulator has translation MASRPARKRLQPAERRVMILEEALRLFAERHFSVVTVRDIALVCDINVGLLYHYFDNKDDLVRCALGHAIEQLVAGYEERRAARGEPLEEIMAWLDTHMELAPTLALMVKLMSDYASSGLRDEELDGLIAGFYSREQQLLEGALTRGVASGAFAPVDIPRTARRIGLILDGIFYSSASRGDDRMAEDVRDLAHFVRTTLGVEAETA, from the coding sequence ATGGCTTCCCGACCCGCCCGCAAGCGCCTCCAGCCCGCCGAGCGGCGGGTGATGATCCTGGAAGAGGCACTGCGGCTGTTCGCGGAGCGCCACTTCTCCGTCGTCACGGTGCGCGACATCGCGCTGGTCTGCGACATCAATGTCGGGCTGCTCTACCACTACTTCGACAACAAGGACGATCTGGTGCGCTGCGCCCTCGGCCACGCCATCGAGCAACTCGTCGCCGGCTATGAGGAGCGCCGCGCCGCCCGTGGCGAGCCACTGGAGGAGATCATGGCCTGGCTCGACACCCATATGGAGCTGGCGCCGACGCTGGCGCTGATGGTCAAGCTGATGTCCGACTATGCGAGCTCTGGCCTGCGCGACGAGGAACTGGACGGGCTGATCGCCGGCTTCTATTCCCGCGAGCAGCAGCTGCTCGAAGGGGCGCTGACGCGGGGCGTGGCATCCGGCGCCTTTGCGCCGGTCGACATTCCTCGCACGGCCCGGCGTATCGGCCTCATCCTCGACGGCATCTTCTATTCCTCCGCCAGCCGCGGCGACGACCGCATGGCCGAGGATGTGCGCGACCTTGCCCATTTCGTGCGCACCACGCTCGGGGTCGAGGCGGAGACGGCCTGA
- a CDS encoding ABC transporter permease, giving the protein MRRIINYAPRPGVRLILAALPFILVVVAYLLASNARLAVEPADKLMPAFASFWATIVRMATTIDVATKQYLLWWDTWLSLQRLFLGLGISALMGLVLGIVVGFIPYLRSTFEPFFAAFSLIPPLAVLPILFIIFGLGEVSKIVLIVFGIAPFIIRDVMLRVAAIPTEQIIKAQTLGGSTWQMITGVVLPQVMPRLIDSVRLSLGAAWLFVIAAEAITAEGGLGYRIFLVRRYLAMDVILPYVAWITLLAFLMDYGLRRLADAAYPWDRIKAA; this is encoded by the coding sequence ATGCGCCGCATCATCAACTACGCGCCCCGTCCGGGCGTCCGGCTGATCCTCGCCGCCCTGCCCTTCATCCTCGTGGTGGTGGCCTATCTGCTGGCCTCCAACGCCCGCCTCGCGGTCGAGCCGGCCGACAAGCTGATGCCCGCCTTCGCCTCCTTCTGGGCGACGATCGTGCGCATGGCGACGACCATCGACGTCGCCACCAAGCAGTACCTGCTCTGGTGGGACACCTGGCTCAGCCTGCAGCGGCTGTTCCTCGGCCTCGGCATCTCCGCGCTTATGGGGCTCGTGCTCGGCATCGTCGTCGGCTTCATCCCCTATCTGCGCTCGACCTTCGAGCCGTTCTTCGCCGCCTTCTCGCTGATCCCGCCGCTCGCGGTGCTGCCGATCCTGTTCATCATCTTCGGCCTCGGCGAGGTGTCGAAGATCGTGCTGATCGTCTTCGGCATCGCCCCCTTCATCATCCGCGACGTGATGCTGCGCGTGGCGGCGATCCCGACCGAGCAGATCATCAAGGCGCAGACGCTCGGCGGCTCGACCTGGCAGATGATCACCGGGGTGGTGCTGCCGCAGGTGATGCCGCGCCTGATCGACTCGGTGCGGCTCTCGCTCGGCGCCGCCTGGCTGTTCGTCATCGCCGCCGAGGCGATCACCGCCGAGGGCGGCCTCGGCTACCGCATCTTCCTGGTACGGCGCTATCTCGCGATGGACGTGATCCTGCCCTATGTCGCCTGGATCACCCTGCTCGCCTTCCTGATGGATTACGGCCTGCGCAGGCTCGCGGACGCCGCCTATCCCTGGGACCGGATCAAGGCGGCCTGA
- a CDS encoding VOC family protein — protein sequence MEPIRTCLWFDGKAEEAAGFYVSLLPNSHMESVTRSPVDTPGCKAGDVIATAFTLNGAPYMGLNGGPGFPFTQAVSLMVACDSQEEIDRLWDALSDGGTPLQCGWIVDRYGLHWQITPRALLAMIQDPDPAKARRAMEAMFTMVKLDIAALEAAYRG from the coding sequence ATGGAGCCCATCCGCACCTGCCTGTGGTTCGACGGCAAGGCCGAGGAAGCCGCCGGCTTCTACGTCTCGCTGCTGCCGAACTCCCATATGGAATCCGTCACCCGCTCCCCCGTCGACACGCCCGGCTGCAAGGCGGGCGACGTCATCGCGACGGCGTTCACGCTCAACGGCGCCCCCTATATGGGCCTCAATGGCGGGCCGGGCTTTCCCTTCACCCAGGCGGTCTCGCTCATGGTGGCCTGCGACAGCCAGGAGGAGATCGACCGGCTGTGGGACGCCCTGTCGGACGGCGGCACGCCGCTGCAATGCGGCTGGATCGTCGACCGCTACGGCCTGCACTGGCAGATCACGCCGCGCGCGCTGCTGGCCATGATCCAGGACCCTGATCCCGCCAAGGCCAGGCGGGCGATGGAAGCGATGTTCACCATGGTGAAGCTCGACATCGCCGCGCTGGAAGCCGCCTATCGCGGCTGA
- a CDS encoding (2Fe-2S)-binding protein, protein MKFTLNGTERTVEADGQMPLLWAIRDIVGLTGTKFGCGAALCGACTVHVDGAPVRSCQTALADVEGKNVTTIEGVAATGEVGEAVVAAWRKLDVVQCGYCQSGQIMSAVGLLSDNRKPSDADIDAAMDGNVCRCATYQRIRAAIHEAAANLA, encoded by the coding sequence ATGAAATTCACACTCAACGGAACCGAGCGGACGGTCGAGGCAGACGGGCAGATGCCCCTGCTCTGGGCGATCCGCGACATTGTCGGTCTGACCGGCACCAAGTTCGGCTGCGGGGCCGCGCTCTGCGGCGCCTGCACGGTCCATGTGGACGGCGCGCCGGTGCGCTCGTGCCAGACCGCGCTGGCCGATGTCGAGGGCAAGAACGTCACCACCATCGAGGGCGTCGCCGCCACCGGCGAGGTCGGCGAGGCGGTGGTCGCGGCGTGGCGCAAGCTCGACGTCGTGCAGTGCGGCTACTGCCAGTCCGGCCAGATCATGTCGGCGGTCGGCCTGCTCAGCGACAACCGCAAGCCGAGCGACGCGGACATCGATGCGGCGATGGACGGCAATGTCTGCCGTTGCGCCACCTATCAGCGTATCCGCGCCGCCATCCACGAAGCCGCCGCCAACCTCGCGTGA
- a CDS encoding xanthine dehydrogenase family protein molybdopterin-binding subunit — translation MHIITPEQYGKMLASFGAATTPSRRGFLQGVAAVSGALVIGVHLAPGKAFAAAATDGPMPNAFVRIAPDSTVTVLIKHLDMGQGVTTGLPTIVAEELDADWSQMRAAFAPADAKLYNNLAFGPVQGTGGSTSVANSWEQLRKAGAAARQMLVTAAAEKWGVPADSITVEKGVLKSGNHTGSFGEFAEAAAKLDVPKEVKLKDPKDFKLIGTRLPRLDSADKTDGKAVYALDIRRPGMLTAVIRRPDRFGATVKSFDASAAKKVPGVVDVVTVPAGIVVLAQNTWAAIQGRDALDKIEWDEASAETRGTAELLDEYKKLAATPGRVAAQRGDAAKGIEGAAKTIETEFAFPYLAHAPMEPLNCVIEKTGEGVTIWTGSQFQTIEQAVTAGIMGIKPEQVKIETVWAGGSFGRRANPPADYVAEAASILKATDGKAPIHLVWTREDDIKGGYYRPLFYHKVRAGLTADGKIAGWEQHIVGQSFMVGTPFEAFAIKNGVDGTSVEGASDTNYAIPDFFVDLHSPQVKVPTLWWRSVGHTHTAHVVEVTIDELAHAAGRDPVEFRLELLKDEPRHSAVLKFLAEKANWGPKAGSGKGRGIALHESFNSVVGSVIDVSVVNGQIKVDKVICAVDCGIAVNPDVIVAQIEGGVGFGLGAALHDEITMDKGVVEQANFDSYIPLRMSEMPKVEVYILPSANAPTGVGEPGVPGVAPALSNAIFDATGQRLRSLPFRLEDFKA, via the coding sequence ATGCACATCATCACCCCCGAGCAATACGGCAAGATGCTGGCGAGCTTCGGTGCCGCCACCACGCCGTCCCGCCGCGGCTTCCTGCAAGGGGTCGCCGCCGTCTCCGGTGCCCTCGTCATCGGCGTGCATCTCGCGCCGGGCAAGGCATTTGCCGCCGCCGCGACCGATGGGCCGATGCCGAACGCCTTCGTGCGCATCGCCCCCGACAGCACGGTCACCGTGCTGATCAAGCACCTCGACATGGGCCAGGGCGTCACCACCGGCCTGCCTACCATCGTCGCCGAGGAACTCGACGCCGACTGGAGCCAGATGCGCGCCGCCTTCGCGCCGGCTGACGCCAAGCTCTACAACAACCTCGCCTTCGGCCCGGTGCAGGGCACGGGCGGCTCGACCTCGGTCGCCAACAGCTGGGAACAGCTGCGCAAGGCAGGCGCCGCCGCCCGGCAGATGCTCGTCACGGCGGCCGCCGAGAAATGGGGCGTGCCGGCGGACAGCATCACCGTCGAGAAGGGCGTGCTGAAGAGCGGCAACCATACCGGTTCCTTCGGCGAGTTCGCCGAGGCCGCCGCCAAGCTCGACGTGCCGAAAGAGGTGAAGCTGAAGGACCCCAAGGACTTCAAGCTCATCGGCACGCGGCTGCCACGCCTCGATTCGGCCGACAAGACCGACGGCAAGGCGGTCTATGCGCTCGACATCCGCCGCCCCGGCATGCTGACCGCGGTGATCCGCCGGCCGGACCGCTTCGGCGCCACGGTGAAGAGCTTCGACGCGAGCGCGGCGAAGAAGGTGCCGGGCGTGGTCGACGTCGTCACCGTGCCCGCCGGCATCGTCGTGCTGGCGCAGAACACCTGGGCCGCCATCCAGGGCCGCGACGCGCTCGACAAGATCGAATGGGACGAGGCCTCGGCCGAGACGCGCGGCACCGCCGAGCTGCTCGACGAGTACAAGAAGCTCGCCGCGACGCCGGGCCGGGTCGCCGCCCAGCGCGGCGACGCCGCCAAGGGCATCGAAGGCGCGGCCAAGACCATCGAGACCGAGTTCGCCTTCCCCTATCTCGCGCACGCGCCGATGGAGCCCCTGAACTGCGTGATCGAGAAGACGGGCGAGGGCGTCACCATCTGGACCGGCTCGCAGTTCCAGACCATCGAGCAGGCGGTGACCGCCGGCATCATGGGGATCAAGCCGGAGCAGGTGAAGATCGAGACGGTGTGGGCCGGCGGCTCCTTCGGCCGGCGCGCCAACCCGCCCGCCGACTATGTCGCCGAGGCCGCCTCGATTCTCAAGGCGACGGACGGCAAGGCGCCGATCCACCTCGTCTGGACCCGCGAGGACGACATCAAGGGCGGCTATTATCGCCCGCTCTTCTACCACAAGGTCCGCGCGGGGCTCACCGCCGACGGCAAGATCGCCGGCTGGGAGCAGCACATCGTCGGCCAGTCCTTCATGGTGGGCACGCCCTTCGAGGCCTTCGCCATCAAGAACGGCGTCGACGGCACTTCGGTGGAGGGGGCCTCCGACACCAATTACGCCATCCCCGACTTCTTCGTGGACCTGCATTCGCCGCAGGTGAAGGTGCCGACGCTGTGGTGGCGCTCGGTCGGCCACACCCACACCGCCCATGTGGTGGAGGTGACGATCGACGAGCTCGCCCATGCGGCGGGGCGCGATCCGGTCGAGTTCCGGCTGGAGCTGCTGAAGGACGAGCCGCGTCACAGCGCGGTGCTGAAGTTCCTGGCCGAGAAGGCGAACTGGGGGCCCAAGGCCGGTTCCGGCAAGGGTCGCGGCATCGCTCTGCACGAGAGCTTCAACAGCGTGGTCGGCAGCGTCATCGATGTCTCGGTGGTGAACGGGCAGATCAAGGTCGACAAGGTGATCTGCGCGGTCGATTGCGGCATCGCCGTCAACCCGGACGTCATCGTCGCGCAGATCGAGGGCGGCGTCGGCTTCGGCCTCGGCGCGGCGCTGCATGACGAGATCACCATGGACAAGGGCGTGGTGGAGCAGGCGAACTTCGACAGCTACATCCCGCTGCGCATGTCGGAGATGCCGAAGGTCGAGGTCTATATCCTGCCCTCGGCCAATGCGCCGACCGGCGTCGGCGAGCCCGGCGTGCCGGGCGTCGCCCCGGCGCTGTCCAACGCCATCTTCGACGCCACCGGCCAGCGGCTGCGCTCGCTGCCGTTCCGGCTGGAGGACTTCAAGGCGTGA
- a CDS encoding VOC family protein, producing the protein MSDTPTQPQSAPPRMIFVNLPVRDLDRAIAFYEAVGATKNPQFSDDTAACMVISETIFVMVLTHPKFAQFTPKPIADAHASSQVLIALSMDGREAVDAVVTNAVAAGGKADPGPVQDLGFMYSRSFEDPDGHIWEAVWMNMQAADAGTAEAY; encoded by the coding sequence ATGTCCGATACGCCCACGCAGCCCCAATCCGCCCCGCCCAGGATGATCTTCGTCAACCTGCCGGTGCGCGACCTCGACCGCGCCATCGCCTTCTACGAGGCCGTCGGGGCGACGAAGAACCCGCAATTCTCCGACGACACCGCCGCCTGCATGGTGATCTCCGAGACCATCTTCGTCATGGTGCTCACCCATCCGAAGTTCGCGCAGTTCACGCCCAAGCCCATCGCCGACGCGCACGCCTCGAGCCAGGTGCTGATCGCGCTTTCCATGGACGGGCGCGAGGCGGTGGATGCCGTGGTGACGAATGCCGTCGCCGCCGGCGGCAAGGCCGATCCCGGCCCGGTGCAGGATCTCGGCTTCATGTATTCGCGCAGCTTCGAGGACCCGGACGGGCACATCTGGGAGGCGGTCTGGATGAACATGCAGGCCGCCGACGCCGGCACGGCCGAAGCGTACTGA
- a CDS encoding Bax inhibitor-1/YccA family protein, translating to MSDFNRNVSVPRFGATAARTQAEIDLGLRSYMLRVYNYMTLGLAITGAAALGIYMLAVSDVPTQAAIAPGVYLTQFGVAMFFSPLRWVVMLAPLAAVFFLSFRVDRLSVGAAQGIFWLYAGLVGVSLASIFLVYAHESIVRVFFITAATFGGLSLYGYTTTRSLSGMGSFLIMGLIGIIIASLVNIFLGSSMLQFVISVVGVLVFAGLTAYDTQRIKEMYFAGDDDVVAGRKAIMGALTLYLDFINLFLMLLQLFGNRNN from the coding sequence ATGTCCGACTTTAACCGCAACGTCTCCGTGCCGCGCTTCGGGGCGACGGCGGCGCGGACGCAGGCCGAGATCGACCTGGGCCTGCGCTCCTACATGCTGCGCGTCTACAACTACATGACGCTCGGCCTCGCCATCACCGGCGCGGCGGCGCTCGGCATCTACATGCTCGCCGTCTCCGACGTGCCGACCCAGGCCGCCATCGCGCCCGGCGTCTATCTCACGCAGTTCGGCGTCGCCATGTTCTTCAGCCCGCTGCGCTGGGTGGTGATGCTCGCCCCGCTCGCCGCGGTGTTCTTCCTCAGCTTCCGGGTCGACCGGCTCAGCGTCGGCGCCGCCCAGGGCATCTTCTGGCTCTATGCCGGCCTCGTCGGCGTGTCGCTCGCCAGCATCTTCCTGGTCTATGCGCATGAGAGCATCGTCCGCGTGTTCTTCATCACCGCGGCAACCTTCGGCGGCCTCAGCCTCTACGGCTACACCACGACCCGCAGCCTCTCGGGCATGGGCTCGTTCCTGATCATGGGCCTGATCGGCATCATCATCGCGTCGCTGGTGAACATCTTCCTCGGCTCGTCGATGCTGCAGTTCGTCATCTCGGTGGTGGGCGTGCTGGTGTTCGCCGGCCTCACCGCCTACGACACCCAGCGCATCAAGGAGATGTACTTCGCCGGCGACGACGACGTGGTCGCGGGCCGCAAGGCGATCATGGGTGCGCTCACCCTCTATCTCGACTTCATCAACCTGTTCCTGATGCTGCTGCAGCTGTTCGGCAACCGCAACAACTGA
- a CDS encoding DUF1428 domain-containing protein, which translates to MSYVDGFVLAVPTAKKDDYRILAAKCAPIFIDHGAQHVMECWGDDIPDGKVTDFRMAVKATPEESVVFSWIVWPSKETRDAGMKAFMDDPRLKEMGDTPPFDGQRMIFGGFAPIVDEAKAA; encoded by the coding sequence ATGAGCTACGTCGACGGCTTCGTCCTCGCGGTGCCGACCGCGAAGAAGGACGACTACCGCATCCTCGCCGCGAAATGCGCGCCGATCTTCATCGACCATGGCGCCCAGCATGTCATGGAATGCTGGGGCGACGACATACCGGACGGCAAGGTCACCGACTTCCGCATGGCGGTGAAGGCGACGCCGGAGGAGAGCGTGGTGTTCTCCTGGATCGTGTGGCCCTCGAAGGAGACGCGCGATGCCGGCATGAAGGCCTTCATGGACGACCCGCGCCTGAAGGAGATGGGCGACACGCCGCCCTTCGACGGCCAGCGCATGATCTTCGGCGGCTTCGCGCCGATCGTCGACGAGGCGAAGGCGGCCTGA
- a CDS encoding NAD-dependent succinate-semialdehyde dehydrogenase produces the protein MSWSDFKREANFIGGKWVGADGGGTIEVTNPATGEVIGTVPNAGAAEARRAIEAAENAFQSFSHTTADERARMLRRLHAAIMDNQRALAELLTVEQGKPLAESMGEVGASAAYVLWFSEEARRVYGDVIPSPWGERRILVVKQPVGVVAAITPWNFPSSMLARKIGPALATGCTSVVKPATQTPYSGLAWGVLAEQAGYPAGVVNILTGSASAIGGEFTSNPTVRKITFTGSTPVGKVLMKQAADTVKRVSMELGGNAPFLVFDDADLDKAVEGAIASKYRNSGQTCVCANRFYAQAGIYDAFVERLAAASGKLKVGSGLEEGVVQGPLIDGKAVEKTESFVADALAKGGRVVSGGGRHALGGQFFQPTVIADATAEMNFAREEIFGPVAPVFRFETEAEAVRLANDTEFGLACYFYTRDLARSFRVAEALRYGQVGINAGVITTEVAPFGGVKESGVGREGSKYGIDEYVDVKYLCVGL, from the coding sequence ATGAGCTGGTCGGATTTCAAGCGCGAGGCGAACTTCATCGGCGGTAAATGGGTGGGCGCCGATGGCGGCGGCACCATCGAGGTGACCAATCCGGCCACCGGCGAGGTCATCGGCACCGTGCCGAACGCCGGCGCCGCGGAGGCCCGCCGCGCCATCGAGGCGGCCGAGAACGCGTTCCAGAGCTTCTCGCACACCACCGCCGACGAGCGCGCCAGGATGCTGCGCCGCCTGCATGCCGCGATCATGGACAACCAGCGCGCGCTCGCCGAGCTGCTCACCGTCGAGCAGGGCAAGCCGCTCGCCGAATCCATGGGCGAGGTCGGCGCCAGCGCCGCCTATGTGCTGTGGTTCTCGGAGGAGGCGCGGCGCGTCTATGGCGACGTCATCCCCTCGCCCTGGGGCGAGCGGCGCATCCTCGTCGTCAAGCAGCCCGTCGGCGTGGTCGCCGCCATCACGCCGTGGAACTTCCCCTCCTCCATGCTGGCGCGCAAGATCGGCCCGGCGCTGGCGACGGGCTGCACCTCGGTGGTGAAGCCGGCGACGCAGACGCCCTATTCCGGCCTCGCCTGGGGCGTGCTGGCCGAGCAGGCCGGCTATCCGGCGGGTGTCGTCAACATCCTCACCGGCTCGGCCTCGGCCATCGGCGGCGAGTTCACCTCGAACCCGACCGTGCGCAAGATCACCTTCACCGGCTCCACCCCGGTCGGCAAGGTGCTGATGAAACAGGCCGCCGACACGGTGAAGCGCGTGTCGATGGAGCTGGGCGGCAACGCGCCCTTCCTCGTCTTCGACGACGCCGACCTCGACAAGGCGGTGGAGGGCGCCATCGCCTCGAAGTACCGCAACTCCGGCCAGACCTGCGTCTGCGCCAACCGCTTCTACGCCCAGGCCGGCATCTACGACGCCTTCGTCGAGAGGCTGGCGGCGGCGTCCGGCAAGCTGAAGGTCGGCTCGGGGCTGGAGGAAGGCGTGGTGCAGGGCCCGCTGATCGACGGCAAGGCGGTGGAGAAGACCGAGAGCTTCGTCGCCGACGCGCTCGCCAAGGGCGGCCGCGTCGTCAGCGGCGGCGGGCGCCATGCGCTCGGCGGCCAGTTCTTCCAGCCGACCGTGATCGCGGATGCGACGGCTGAGATGAACTTCGCCCGCGAAGAAATCTTCGGCCCCGTCGCGCCGGTGTTCCGCTTCGAGACCGAGGCGGAGGCGGTGCGCCTCGCCAACGACACCGAGTTCGGCCTCGCCTGCTATTTCTACACCCGCGACCTCGCCCGCAGCTTCCGCGTCGCCGAGGCGCTGCGCTACGGACAGGTCGGCATCAATGCCGGGGTGATCACCACCGAGGTGGCGCCCTTCGGCGGGGTGAAGGAATCCGGCGTCGGGCGCGAGGGCTCGAAATACGGCATCGACGAATATGTCGACGTCAAATATCTCTGCGTCGGTCTCTGA